In Zingiber officinale cultivar Zhangliang chromosome 1A, Zo_v1.1, whole genome shotgun sequence, a genomic segment contains:
- the LOC122038672 gene encoding sulfite exporter TauE/SafE family protein 3-like isoform X1, whose amino-acid sequence MEPKWRSAQFLAAVLVVLAAFLAVSAERRLRPVGAVAEAVEAEEVGLSDYVLMVVDFLWKPKESSYQHVWPSMKFGWQIVVGTIIGFLGSAFGSVGGVGGGGIYVPMLTLIIGFDAKSSTAISKCMIMGAAGSTVWYNLKLRHPTLDMPIIDYDLALLFQPMLMLGISIGVAFNVIFADWMVTVLLIILFIGTSTKAFLKGVETWKKETIMKREAKMHKESNVGSEEIEYKALPSGPGNTSTEEEKVLRKEVPILENVCWKELGLVCFVWVAFLVLQVVKQNYTTTCSLWYWILNFLQVPVSLVVAGYEAVNLYKGKRAISSRGDEETGFTVLQLVFYCFIGVLAGVVGGLLGLGGGFILGPVFLELGVPPQVSSATATFAMTFSSSMSVVEYYLLKRFPVPYALYLVAVSLVAAFVGQHIVRKIIEILGRASIIIFILSFTIFVSAISLGGVGISNMIYKIEHHEYMGFEDLCTYEV is encoded by the exons ATGGAACCCAAGTGGCGGAGCGCTCAGTTCTTGGCTGCGGTTCTGGTCGTTCTTGCAGCTTTTTTGGCGGTCTCCGCTGAGCGTCGACTGCGGCCAGTGGGGGCGGTGGCAGAGGCTGTTGAAGCTGAGGAGGTCGGACTGTCCGATTACGTACTTATGGTGGTCGACTTCTTGTGGAAGCCGAAGGAATCCTCCTACCAACACGTTTGGCcg TCTATGAAATTTGGGTGGCAAATCGTGGTCGGAACCATCATCGGATTCTTGGGTTCAGCCTTTGGAAGCGTCGGAGGAGTCGGGGGTGGTGGAATATATGTTCCCATGCTCACTCTCATCATTGGATTCGACGCTAAGTCTTCCACAGCCATATCAAAAT GTATGATCATGGGTGCTGCCGGATCAACAGTTTGGTACAACCTCAAGCTTAGGCATCCAACTCTGGACATGCCGATCATCGACTACGATTTGGCTTTGCTTTTCCAACCAATGCTTATGCTGGGGATTAGTATTGGAGTCGCTTTCAATGTTATCTTTGCGGATTGGATGGTCACTGTTCTTCTGATTATCCTCTTCATAG GTACATCAACTAAGGCATTTTTGAAGGGTGTTGAGACATGGAAGAAAGAAacaattatgaagaga GAGGCAAAGATGCATAAAGAGTCAAATG TAGGAAGTGAAGAAATAGAATACAAAGCCCTCCCATCTGGTCCTGGGAATACAAGTACAGAAGAGGAGAAGGTTCTACGAAAAGAG GTTCCAATCCTGGAAAATGTTTGCTGGAAGGAGCTTGGTCTCGTTTGCTTTGTATGGGTAGCTTTCCTTGTCCTCCAAGTTGTAAAG CAAAATTATACAACAACATGCTCTCTGTGGTATTGGATTCTGAACTTTCTTCAG GTTCCTGTATCACTGGTAGTAGCAGGATATGAAGCCGTTAACTTATACAAGGGAAAGAGAGCAATCTCATCAAGGGGGGATGAAGAAACAGGTTTTACAGTTTTGCAGCTCGTTTTCTACTGCTTCATCGGTGTCCTTGCCGGTGTAGTTGGAGGGCTTCTTGGACTTGGAGGAGGTTTCATTTTGGGTCCTGTTTTCTTGGAACTCGGTGTTCCTCCTCAG GTCTCAAGTGCCACCGCAACTTTTGCAATGACATTTTCTTCATCCATGTCTGTTGTGGAGTATTACCTTTTGAAGCGATTCCCCGTCCCATATG CATTATATTTAGTGGCGGTCTCACTAGTTGCCGCATTCGTTGGCCAACACATAGTGAGGAAGATTATCGAAATACTGGGGAGAGCTTCTATCATTATCTTCATTCTTTCTTTTACAATTTTCGTCAGCGCTATCTCTCTCG GTGGGGTGGGCATTTCCAACATGATTTACAAGATTGAGCATCACGAGTACATGGGATTCGAAGATCTCTGCACATATGAAGTGTAG
- the LOC122038672 gene encoding sulfite exporter TauE/SafE family protein 3-like isoform X2, whose translation MEPKWRSAQFLAAVLVVLAAFLAVSAERRLRPVGAVAEAVEAEEVGLSDYVLMVVDFLWKPKESSYQHVWPSMKFGWQIVVGTIIGFLGSAFGSVGGVGGGGIYVPMLTLIIGFDAKSSTAISKCMIMGAAGSTVWYNLKLRHPTLDMPIIDYDLALLFQPMLMLGISIGVAFNVIFADWMVTVLLIILFIGTSTKAFLKGVETWKKETIMKREAKMHKESNGSEEIEYKALPSGPGNTSTEEEKVLRKEVPILENVCWKELGLVCFVWVAFLVLQVVKQNYTTTCSLWYWILNFLQVPVSLVVAGYEAVNLYKGKRAISSRGDEETGFTVLQLVFYCFIGVLAGVVGGLLGLGGGFILGPVFLELGVPPQVSSATATFAMTFSSSMSVVEYYLLKRFPVPYALYLVAVSLVAAFVGQHIVRKIIEILGRASIIIFILSFTIFVSAISLGGVGISNMIYKIEHHEYMGFEDLCTYEV comes from the exons ATGGAACCCAAGTGGCGGAGCGCTCAGTTCTTGGCTGCGGTTCTGGTCGTTCTTGCAGCTTTTTTGGCGGTCTCCGCTGAGCGTCGACTGCGGCCAGTGGGGGCGGTGGCAGAGGCTGTTGAAGCTGAGGAGGTCGGACTGTCCGATTACGTACTTATGGTGGTCGACTTCTTGTGGAAGCCGAAGGAATCCTCCTACCAACACGTTTGGCcg TCTATGAAATTTGGGTGGCAAATCGTGGTCGGAACCATCATCGGATTCTTGGGTTCAGCCTTTGGAAGCGTCGGAGGAGTCGGGGGTGGTGGAATATATGTTCCCATGCTCACTCTCATCATTGGATTCGACGCTAAGTCTTCCACAGCCATATCAAAAT GTATGATCATGGGTGCTGCCGGATCAACAGTTTGGTACAACCTCAAGCTTAGGCATCCAACTCTGGACATGCCGATCATCGACTACGATTTGGCTTTGCTTTTCCAACCAATGCTTATGCTGGGGATTAGTATTGGAGTCGCTTTCAATGTTATCTTTGCGGATTGGATGGTCACTGTTCTTCTGATTATCCTCTTCATAG GTACATCAACTAAGGCATTTTTGAAGGGTGTTGAGACATGGAAGAAAGAAacaattatgaagaga GAGGCAAAGATGCATAAAGAGTCAAATG GAAGTGAAGAAATAGAATACAAAGCCCTCCCATCTGGTCCTGGGAATACAAGTACAGAAGAGGAGAAGGTTCTACGAAAAGAG GTTCCAATCCTGGAAAATGTTTGCTGGAAGGAGCTTGGTCTCGTTTGCTTTGTATGGGTAGCTTTCCTTGTCCTCCAAGTTGTAAAG CAAAATTATACAACAACATGCTCTCTGTGGTATTGGATTCTGAACTTTCTTCAG GTTCCTGTATCACTGGTAGTAGCAGGATATGAAGCCGTTAACTTATACAAGGGAAAGAGAGCAATCTCATCAAGGGGGGATGAAGAAACAGGTTTTACAGTTTTGCAGCTCGTTTTCTACTGCTTCATCGGTGTCCTTGCCGGTGTAGTTGGAGGGCTTCTTGGACTTGGAGGAGGTTTCATTTTGGGTCCTGTTTTCTTGGAACTCGGTGTTCCTCCTCAG GTCTCAAGTGCCACCGCAACTTTTGCAATGACATTTTCTTCATCCATGTCTGTTGTGGAGTATTACCTTTTGAAGCGATTCCCCGTCCCATATG CATTATATTTAGTGGCGGTCTCACTAGTTGCCGCATTCGTTGGCCAACACATAGTGAGGAAGATTATCGAAATACTGGGGAGAGCTTCTATCATTATCTTCATTCTTTCTTTTACAATTTTCGTCAGCGCTATCTCTCTCG GTGGGGTGGGCATTTCCAACATGATTTACAAGATTGAGCATCACGAGTACATGGGATTCGAAGATCTCTGCACATATGAAGTGTAG
- the LOC122008077 gene encoding uncharacterized protein LOC122008077, translating to MDPKDFAGTTDPFVAEGWIRSLEVIFRYMDDTDRFRCAIYLLKDDASLWWEGAEKGINQNTLTWEEFKWIFYEKYFTADVRSRLKREFMSLRQWDLSIAEFVKKFNRGCHFVPLIANDATKKLRHFFDGLRPAIHRDVLLVDPTEYQDAVTRAFRAEQSLKYMEWEV from the coding sequence ATGGATCCTAAGGATTTTGCTGGCACTACCGACCCTTTTGTTGCTGAGGGGTGGATCCGATCCTTGGAGGTGATATTTCGATATATGGATGACACTGACAGATTTCGATGTGCCATATATCTGCTTAAGGATGATGCTTCTCTATGGTGGGAGGGAGCTGAAAAGGGGATTAATCAGAATACCCTGACTTGGGAGGAGTTCAAGTGGATCTTCTATGAAAAGTATTTTACAGCTGATGTGAGATCGAGGTTGAAGAGGGAGTTTATGAGTCTCCGACAGTGGGACTTGTCTATTGCTGAGTTTGTCAAGAAGTTCAATAGAGGTTGTCATTTTGTGCCCCTAATTGCAAATGATGCTACTAAAAAATTAAGGCACTTTTTCGATGGTCTCAGGCCTGCCATCCACCGGGACGTTCTGTTGGTCGATCCGACTGAATACCAGGACGCTGTCACTAGAGCCTTCAGAGCTGAGCAATCCTTGAAATATATGGAGTGGGAAGTGTAG